The following coding sequences are from one Caballeronia sp. SBC1 window:
- a CDS encoding FAD-dependent oxidoreductase, with protein sequence MNMISDWIQEPASDVRVAAKANVVVVGGGPAGLSAAIAAARNGAEVILLERYNHLGGLASGGMVLVLDDMWDNHLQEISVRGICMTFIERMAARKLASFPRSDEWGDDPAAYRRWGRWGTFDFHSQKTPHPVCFAAAFDPDAMKRVALEMVESLGIKLRLHSWFSRTLVEDGQVKGVICDTKSGREAILADIVIDATGDLDVAASAGVEHVGGTYITTTVFRLGGVDTDAAERFEAEEPEVFAALDRQIKRILGGSWGYWWLKTPLPGVVWCNCPHMAGLDGLKPEHLTRAELQGRKHIHAVVDFVREKLPGFEQCYVIDVAPQTGVRQTRLLEGEYVMTKEDLAQRTRFDDSIARGRDYYMPYRVLLPKQIDNLLVAGRHYSATSQAQKMSREIPPCMAMGEAAGVAAAQALAAGVRVRDVDVLALQKALRAQGADPGDQTGRNADVPPLAAHVDARAAA encoded by the coding sequence ATGAACATGATCAGTGACTGGATTCAGGAGCCCGCGAGCGATGTGCGCGTCGCGGCGAAGGCTAACGTCGTCGTGGTTGGCGGGGGACCGGCTGGCTTGTCGGCCGCGATCGCCGCTGCGCGCAACGGCGCGGAGGTGATCCTCCTTGAGCGTTACAACCATCTCGGCGGCCTCGCGTCGGGAGGCATGGTGCTGGTGCTCGACGACATGTGGGACAACCATCTGCAGGAAATCTCCGTGCGCGGCATCTGCATGACCTTTATAGAACGCATGGCGGCACGCAAGCTCGCGAGCTTTCCGCGCTCGGACGAGTGGGGCGACGATCCTGCCGCGTATCGCCGATGGGGCCGTTGGGGCACATTCGATTTTCACAGTCAGAAGACCCCGCACCCCGTCTGTTTTGCAGCGGCTTTCGACCCGGACGCAATGAAGCGGGTGGCGCTTGAAATGGTGGAGTCGCTTGGTATCAAGTTGCGGCTGCACTCGTGGTTCTCGCGCACCCTGGTCGAGGACGGCCAGGTCAAGGGCGTGATCTGCGACACGAAAAGCGGTCGCGAAGCGATCCTCGCTGATATCGTGATCGACGCAACGGGGGACCTCGATGTCGCCGCTTCGGCTGGCGTGGAACACGTTGGAGGCACCTATATCACCACGACAGTGTTCCGTCTCGGCGGTGTAGATACTGACGCGGCCGAGCGCTTCGAAGCTGAGGAACCCGAAGTATTTGCGGCACTGGATCGTCAGATCAAGCGCATTCTCGGAGGCTCCTGGGGTTATTGGTGGCTGAAGACCCCATTGCCGGGTGTCGTGTGGTGCAACTGTCCGCACATGGCCGGTCTCGACGGCCTCAAGCCCGAACACCTGACGCGCGCGGAATTACAGGGCCGCAAACACATCCACGCGGTCGTCGATTTCGTACGCGAGAAGCTTCCTGGCTTTGAGCAATGCTATGTGATCGACGTCGCCCCGCAAACGGGGGTGCGCCAGACGCGTCTGCTGGAAGGCGAATACGTGATGACGAAAGAAGACCTCGCGCAGCGCACGCGTTTCGACGACAGCATTGCGCGGGGACGCGACTACTACATGCCGTATCGTGTGTTGCTGCCCAAACAGATCGACAATCTGCTGGTGGCCGGGCGCCATTACTCGGCGACCTCACAGGCACAAAAAATGTCGCGTGAAATTCCTCCGTGCATGGCGATGGGAGAAGCCGCGGGCGTTGCCGCCGCGCAAGCCCTGGCTGCGGGCGTACGAGTGCGCGATGTGGACGTTCTCGCGTTGCAGAAAGCCTTGCGCGCACAAGGCGCCGATCCGGGTGACCAGACCGGCCGCAACGCCGACGTGCCGCCTCTTGCCGCGCATGTCGACGCGAGGGCAGCCGCATGA
- a CDS encoding ABC transporter permease gives MTPTDIRLNLPPQSADPEAQAYLARRRQQIWRARILPILGVAGLLFTWWAVVAGFHVKPFIAPSPWLVAQTLVSKSDVLLQNMVPTAIEASAGFLLGNLTAILLATVFVHNKTLQDIFYPVAVMINSIPVVAKAPILVLIMGNGLEPKITIAAIVCFFPTLVNMVRGLQAVNPQAMELMQILSASKREIFFKLRLYASLPYLFSALRIAASMSVIGAVVGEWIGSTQGIGAMIIQATYSFDSALLYTAIIMSAVLSGLFFLVIAILERWLITWQPEASH, from the coding sequence ATGACACCCACCGACATCCGTCTGAACCTGCCGCCCCAATCGGCGGACCCCGAAGCGCAGGCCTATCTCGCTCGCCGTCGCCAGCAGATCTGGCGCGCGCGCATCTTGCCAATCCTTGGCGTGGCGGGGCTGTTGTTTACGTGGTGGGCAGTGGTAGCAGGCTTTCACGTAAAGCCGTTTATTGCGCCGTCGCCCTGGCTCGTGGCGCAAACGCTCGTCAGCAAAAGCGACGTGCTGCTGCAGAACATGGTGCCTACGGCCATTGAGGCGTCGGCGGGCTTTCTGCTCGGTAACCTTACGGCGATTCTGCTTGCCACCGTCTTCGTTCACAACAAGACGCTGCAGGACATCTTCTATCCGGTCGCCGTGATGATCAATTCGATCCCGGTAGTCGCGAAGGCGCCCATCCTCGTGTTGATCATGGGCAACGGCCTCGAACCGAAAATCACGATCGCCGCAATTGTCTGCTTCTTCCCGACGCTGGTGAACATGGTCCGCGGGCTGCAGGCGGTCAATCCGCAGGCGATGGAACTGATGCAGATCCTGTCGGCCAGCAAGCGCGAGATCTTCTTCAAGCTGCGTCTCTACGCTTCCCTGCCCTATCTGTTCTCCGCACTGCGCATTGCTGCGTCGATGTCGGTGATCGGCGCGGTAGTCGGCGAATGGATCGGCTCGACGCAGGGTATTGGCGCCATGATCATCCAGGCAACCTACAGCTTCGATTCAGCCTTGCTGTACACGGCAATCATCATGAGCGCGGTCTTGTCCGGCCTCTTCTTTCTGGTGATCGCAATACTCGAACGCTGGCTCATTACATGGCAGCCCGAAGCTTCCCACTGA
- a CDS encoding ABC transporter ATP-binding protein yields MHAATINPLRAEVPHSSVAAPHDSAVAISCRNINVRFFTDRRSVIAIEGLSLDVAQGEFLTLLGPSGCGKSTFLRVVADLVKPSRGDISVLGVAPRVARLRRDIGFVFQDAALLPWRTAIQNVQLPLEVAEGRARAGRATPRELLELVGLKGREDAYPHEMSGGMRQRVAIARALVSDPKVLLMDEPFGALDEITRDRLNEELRRVWKELGLTTLFVTHSIYEAAFLGQRVLMLAANPGRVKEIVPVGLPEDRTLDIRETPEFVELSAYLRRVLETC; encoded by the coding sequence ATGCATGCTGCCACTATCAATCCGCTACGAGCGGAGGTGCCTCACTCGTCCGTTGCCGCGCCGCACGACAGCGCAGTTGCAATCAGCTGCCGCAATATTAACGTCCGCTTCTTTACGGACCGGCGCAGCGTCATCGCCATCGAAGGCTTGAGCCTCGACGTCGCGCAAGGCGAATTTCTCACACTGCTGGGTCCTTCAGGCTGCGGGAAATCGACCTTCCTGAGAGTCGTCGCCGACCTCGTCAAACCAAGCCGCGGCGACATCAGCGTGCTCGGCGTGGCACCTCGGGTCGCGCGCCTGCGCCGGGACATCGGCTTCGTGTTTCAGGACGCAGCGCTGCTGCCCTGGCGCACCGCCATCCAGAATGTACAGCTGCCACTGGAAGTTGCTGAAGGCCGTGCGCGAGCCGGGCGGGCCACGCCGCGCGAACTGCTGGAGCTCGTCGGCCTCAAGGGTCGCGAGGACGCTTATCCGCATGAGATGTCTGGCGGGATGCGCCAGCGCGTCGCGATCGCACGGGCGCTTGTCAGCGACCCGAAAGTACTGTTGATGGACGAGCCGTTCGGAGCACTCGACGAAATCACGCGCGACCGCCTCAACGAAGAGCTGCGCCGGGTCTGGAAGGAACTGGGACTTACAACGCTGTTCGTCACGCACAGCATTTATGAAGCGGCGTTTCTCGGTCAGCGCGTCTTGATGCTTGCCGCCAACCCCGGGCGCGTGAAAGAGATCGTGCCGGTCGGCCTGCCTGAAGACCGCACGCTCGATATCCGGGAAACACCCGAATTCGTTGAACTTTCCGCCTATTTGCGGCGTGTGCTGGAGACCTGCTGA